TTTGCATGAACTCAAACATGAATTTAACTAGTTACCATATTCCAAAGCTCCTCTTCAACCAAATTCCAGTTTTCTACTTTCTTTGAAGCAGTTGGAGTCTTTTGAGCCTAGAAATTATTAGTATCTTCGCAATGTTCTCATATCACATGCTCAATAAATAATCAACATATGAGCAAATGCATGTCTGCTTTTGAAAGTTCCTGAAAGTTTCCAAAGTGATAACTAGTGATTATCTTTTAATTCATCTTTCTCCTCTGTTAGTTATTGTCTTTTTACTGAGCTCAATGACTATGATATCTTTCTAGtgctgcaattttttttacaacatTAATGTATGCATGCATGCTTATTTTTGTATGCAACAATAGTTCTGAAATTTTCTAAATGAAATAACCTCATGTTTAAAATGTCTGCATCAACTACTTCTTCGTAGATGTATGTAAGTCATGATTATCTTTGTTTCTTGCATTCTATTTTGACTGTAGCTATTGGTTTATATCAGATCTTTAAGCTTTGGAGtatttatttgtataaaatgTTCTGGTGTACATAGAAGCCTGGGAGTGCATGTATCAAAGGTATGGCTCTGATCTATGCTTCTCAATAATAACAGATTTGCAACCTTGTTTTGGCTTTATCTAAACATTGTATTGCGTGAAATTTTGACTATTGGAGAAATAAATGTTTTGTAAACATAAAAGAGTGACCCTGCTCATTTAGTTCCTGAATGTACAAGCCTCATCCCAACTGCATGGGTTGTCCCTTTGATGTGATCCCTTGTGGTATGGGTCTTTAGGGTTAATTTGGTCGAAGCAGGTTCGTCCCTGCTATGAACTTTGCTGCAAAAGCAGTTAGGGGATGGGGAAACCTACCTTAATGATAAAAGAATTTCTTAAGTATATTCCTTGCATGTTCTCAGCCTTTTTAAAATGCTTCTTTTGGAATATCATTGGTTAATTTCCTACTttgacctctctctctctctctctctctctctctctctctgggatATTCTAATCTGATCTGAAAATATGCTAGGTTGTATCAGTGAAGCTAGATGAATGGACAGATGAAGAAGTTGATATCTTGGCGAGTATGGGAGGAAACGTTGCTGTAAATAAGAAGTATGAAGCTTGCTTGCCAGAAAAtgtcaaaaaaccaaaaccagatTCTTCTATAGAGGAgcgcttttattttattaggtaATGCTAAGTACAAAACTTTTCATAGTGCTGTATTCAAATCTGTACCATTCTAAATCAAAAATTTAAACCCTACTTCTTGAATTCTCAGGAGAAAATATGAGCTGTTAGACTTTTTAAACCCCAATGAACAGGTGTCCTGTCCTTATCCGCCTTCTCATAAGAAGTCACCTTCTAGCAATTCAACCAATAATTCTACCCAAGATAAGAAACAGTTTGAAAAACAACCAACGAAACATCGTATTGGGCAGGCATTTCGTAACAGCTGGGGAAGAAAAGACTCTGAACATAAGACTGCGAAGAAGGGCAACTCAATGCCAATGGTAATGGCCTTTCTATTTAATCAGTGTTTTATCTCATCATGTTATTTCTAAATTGCTTTGATACCCTTACTCTCTTTGGAGTGAGGTGCTTATGTGCTACTATAACATCCACATTGTTTCTGAAAAAACGTGTCAAGTtacatttctcttttttctttaattacaTCTACAAAAGGCTTAGTCATTCAGAACTTTTAAATGTTTATATGACTTTGGCATATGTGAGGTTTTCCTTATCTTTCCTTATAGTTTGATGATTTTCAAGCTCCAAATTTGCACTGACTTATCCTAAATATAGTGTATGCGTTCATGTTGAACTTTTATACGTgccatacatatataaaagaaacttTTAAAAGGACAGGTATGCTTCAGATATTCCTGTGATAaagaatattattatatttgttgaaattttttgttactACAAaataattgtaaattggagctTTGATTACTCAAACACATATGCGTTCACAATCACCTGCACGTGCACATATACTCATAGATTATTTCCCCATCAAAATGAAGGTACAGCATAATTGTAGTGCATGAGTTAGATACGCATATATGCATGGCTTTAGTCTTCACTTCATGGTCCTAGTCATCATCAATTTCTATGCTTCCACATTGTTGTGAAGGGAAATAAGGAATTGATttgacaaaaaggaaaatattctTCTTTAAATTTCAACCAGAACTTTTAATTGATGACAAACAAAAACGAGGAAAGTATAAGACTAATTAGAATTTATTGTAtagatttaattttttttgtttttgatatgGGTAGTATCTTACTGCATCAAGTGTACATTATAGGCAGGTATGGTTGAATTTGTTGGATTAGTTAAGGTGAATGTTGTTAGAGGAACCAACCTAGTTGTACGGGATGTGATGACAAGTGACCCCTACGTCATCCTGGCATTGGGTCACCAAGTAAGTCTCTTCTACTTAAGCTGTGATGAGATGAATTCACTTTTTCATAAACTCATAATGCAATGTTCCTTGAATATTTGTTGCAGTCAGTGAAGACACGTgttattaaaaacaacttaAATCCAGTATGGAATGAGAGCCTGATGCTGTCAATTCCTGAACACATTCCTCCTCTAAAAGTGGTAAGTTATACTCTGAAAATagtttctctgtttttcacTTGATTTAtcattaataatatagacagtagtgttgtatcACAAGAATTCCCTTGCTATTGATTATGATGTTTAAGTGCTTTGCATCTTGCTTTTCAATAAAATTTCTGAAGTTATTATTTGGATGGTTACATTCAGCTGGTGTATGACAAAGATACATTCACAACTGATGATTTTATGGGTGAGGCTGAAATTGACATTCAACCTCTGGTGAGTGCTGCCATAGCCTATGAGAAGTCCACGATCAATGAGCCGGTGCAGCTTGGAAAGTGGGTAGCCAGCAAAGAAAATACACTGGTAAAAGACGGTGTCATCAACCTAGTAGATGGGAAAGTAAGACAGCAAATCACTCTCAGGCTGCAGAATGTTGAGAGGGGTGTACTGGAGATTGAGCTTGAATGTGTTCCTCTTAATCAATAGCTGGAATAGAAAGTTAAGGAAATGAAACTCGGTGGCCATTATGATTCTGAGGTTGCAACTCACCATGATAGATGTATGTTATATTGTAGAAGTCATTGTATTGATAGCTGTATCAAGCGAGTCTTGGCTGTATATTactgtagtttttttttttcctttttgtgtaGATAAGAAGTTTaggaaaatttcaaaacattaatttttaacttggattttatttttcttttcttttctataaaatttcaaaacgtTGTTCAGTTTGGGGAAATTGGAAATTTATCAATCGACATTGACTTAAAGTTAGTAAATCGAGGTTGGGGATTCAGTCATTGCTTTGGCATTTGGTAATTCTCTCTTAAAAAGTAAATGTTCTGAATACAAGCCGACTACTTCAGGTTGAACCATAGGTGGATGTAGCGTAATACTTTGTCTTCATTTTTACTCTCAGTCGACCGGTAGAatttcccccccccccccaaagaACCGATCGGCAAGCTGACCTGCACATCTGCAAGTATGCTCTTTGCATGTGCGTAATCGGTTTTAGTGATTGAATTTGGGACAGGCTTAAAACCCAGAGAAGGGAAGAACATAatgcaaaacagaagaaaagaaaaccagtGCGCATGCTGACCATGATTAGATAAACTAACCAATATTGTATCAACGTACTTGAATTGAAGAACTTTCAGCAACTTTAAATCAAAATTGTAtccaaaatagtgaagactCGAACCATGAGAAGAATACCAGTGGTTCCAACAACACCCTTTTTTGTGTCCCAATAGTTTGAAAGAAAGCAAGTTAGGGAAAGAAGATTGAAATGTTGACATGAGGTACCCCTGATTTTATTCACGATGTCCTTTTTCACAATGGTTTTGTTATGCGGGATTAGGTGTTACGTCCCCCATGCAGGCTTGCAATTGATTGATTAATAAAGTTTACAATATTTCTgtcataataataatttcaagaACAGCATCTCTAGGCATACCCCAGGTATTACCCTGCTTTCTAAACTTCGTTTTAACTTCTAAATTTTTCTGTAGTAATGGTAAAATTTAAAGACATTTACAAATTGAATCGTCCACTTCCTGGAAGTAGTAGAGATTAAAATGGAAAGTAATATTCAACAGTTGTTTTGTTCCCTAAAAAGGTCTATAAGTAACTATTGTAAtggaattggaatttggatccTATCCTTATCTAAGGCAATCCTTGGTTTCCAATCTAAGTCGTCTATTAGAAATCCATAGGTTATGATTTACTAACTAATGAATTATATCAAGAATGGAGGCTGtcacagtaaaaaaaaaaattgtatcagGTAGGAGAGGGATTAGATGGCACAGCTTACTCTGGTTTGCTGAGACGTTCTTTTCGTTTCGAACAATCAACTTCAAGTCACATAAAAGAAATCTTAGCCTCACAATTAGGCTCACCGTATAACAAATTAGGAGTCAGAAGGTACATTGATGAAAGTAATTAGATAAGCAATACCAGAGAATTATGCTCATCTACTTCTCTTTAGAAACAGAAGTCTCTaactttttattcttttctttttcctttttgaaaaTGACTGTTCTCCCACGTATACACTCTCCCTTCAATTGTAAAAGGTTACCAGATGAGCCATTgggatttaaagaaaaagaaaactttctTCACTTGGATAATCACAATCGAATTTTCCAGAAACAGTGCCAAATAAAGCTGTATTTATTTCAACAAATAAACTAGTTTAACAAATGTGTGAGAAACAATCAAAAGCTTTGTTTTATTTCCAACAATGGAGCCCTATGTGAACTTGTTATTAAGCTTCTATGCTGCTACAAGAATTGGACTTCTAACGCTATGAGTACCATCCGTCCAGACCAGCGACGCAGATACATGTGATCCTTCCGGTATGCCTCTTCCAACCACGGTCACATCGAAGGTCTTCTCCTCATTCAAGGACTTGAAGGAAAGAACATCAGGCTCAACTTTGATGTCAACTTCGGAACTTGAGAGGATATTTGCCTTGTAAGTGGAGTTTGGAAGGCCAACATTTTTAACTGTTCTAAGAAAATTGATCGTAAATGAAGTGCTTGAATTAACATTGGCTGCCAGTGAAGGGTAATTGAGATCCTTTGGCAATACTTTGGCGGACCCTGCAGGGCAAGAGCTGCTATCTCCGGATATAAGTCTAACGCTCCCCTCATCCAAGACCGAGCAGAGAAACTTAATGTAATCCTCTTTAGAAGCTTCAAACACAAGGCCGGGGTTAATAGCCTTTAGAGGATTGATATGTCCAGATCCATAAGCAAATTCAGCAGGGGAAGTTTTGGTATCATTCACGGGCCAAGCAGTAGTCATGATGGATGATTTGATGGCTGCTGGAGACCAGTCAGGGTGGAATGTCTTAATATATGCAGCTACACCAGCAACATGCGGGCAAGACATGGAGGTTCCAGATAGTATACTGTATTTTACACGCCTTTTGTCTTCAGTGCTACCTGTGATAGGAGCAAGAGTCGAATACGCAGCCAAAATATCTATCCCTGGGGCACTTATATCGGGCTTAATAATTTCAGGTACAATTTGATTAGGTCCGcgtgaagagaaggaagcaaCAACAGGTGCACCATCATCTTTTATGGCTTCACTTTTTAGTATGTTGGCTCGAGGACGTTTGGTGGATTTGAGGTAGGACTTGACCACATCATAGTCTTGGCTGCCTAAACCAGATGCAGGTAGTGGGACAACAAAAGCAACATCAGGTTTGGAAGTGTTCAAAATTGAACCTAGTGCACCAGCTTGATGAGCCTCAGTATTGCCACCAGCCTGATCACATAGCACAATCTTTCCCTTAACTAAATCGGCGTCTAGGCAACCGGCTACACATTGCCTTGCATCGGAGTCAACGCATTGACTTGAAGCATCTTTTCCATATACCAACGGAAAATTTGTTCCATTTAACTTGAAAGAGTTTACTGAACTCCCAACAATTGTCTTTCCATTTCCAAGAACAATCTTGTCAATGATTCGACGATCTGTGCTACTCGCTGCAACCGTGAGCGTCCATGGTGCCACACTTGATACGCTGCCTGCTTCAGGACCACTGTTGCCTGCAGATTGTAAGGTTAGTATACCTTTCTCCATTGCATGAAAAGCACCGATTGCTATAGGATCCTGCTGGAAAGGAGCTGAACTTTCGGCTCCAATTGAAATTGTAATGATGTCAACTCCATCGGCAATAGCATCATCAAAACCCTGCAATATCGCCTCTGTAGGGCAACCTGAAACACTGCAGACTTTATATGCAGCAATTCTCGCCGAGGGAACTCCACCTCTTGCTGTACCTTGTGCTAGTCCATAAAAGCTCACATCCTTTACGGGATTTCCTGCAGCGGTTGAGGCAGTGTGAGTTCCATGACCAACAGCATCACTTGCGCCATCATCAGTGTAATACCGAGCTCCAATGATCTT
Above is a window of Prunus persica cultivar Lovell chromosome G2, Prunus_persica_NCBIv2, whole genome shotgun sequence DNA encoding:
- the LOC18784559 gene encoding probable ADP-ribosylation factor GTPase-activating protein AGD11, whose protein sequence is MEMSTQRDNSGPNKVSGSSSCLYDLLCSDAPTWRCPSDRRTQSGPQERLEILLHQSANRSCADCGSLDPKWVSLSFGVFICIKCSGVHRSLGVHVSKVVSVKLDEWTDEEVDILASMGGNVAVNKKYEACLPENVKKPKPDSSIEERFYFIRRKYELLDFLNPNEQVSCPYPPSHKKSPSSNSTNNSTQDKKQFEKQPTKHRIGQAFRNSWGRKDSEHKTAKKGNSMPMAGMVEFVGLVKVNVVRGTNLVVRDVMTSDPYVILALGHQSVKTRVIKNNLNPVWNESLMLSIPEHIPPLKVLVYDKDTFTTDDFMGEAEIDIQPLVSAAIAYEKSTINEPVQLGKWVASKENTLVKDGVINLVDGKVRQQITLRLQNVERGVLEIELECVPLNQ
- the LOC18784690 gene encoding subtilisin-like protease SBT4.13, translating into MAKHGALLFSYAFSILVFTTSLSCKAIDSEDRKTYIVYLGSLPHDEVFSPLSNQIGILERVVQKTSAANFLLTSYKRSFNGFAAKLTEQERERLAGMKEVVSVFPSRTFQLQTTRSWDFLGLNQTTKRNATVESNTIIGVIDSGISPDSESFNDEGFGPAPKKWKGVCKGGQNFTCNNKIIGARYYTDDGASDAVGHGTHTASTAAGNPVKDVSFYGLAQGTARGGVPSARIAAYKVCSVSGCPTEAILQGFDDAIADGVDIITISIGAESSAPFQQDPIAIGAFHAMEKGILTLQSAGNSGPEAGSVSSVAPWTLTVAASSTDRRIIDKIVLGNGKTIVGSSVNSFKLNGTNFPLVYGKDASSQCVDSDARQCVAGCLDADLVKGKIVLCDQAGGNTEAHQAGALGSILNTSKPDVAFVVPLPASGLGSQDYDVVKSYLKSTKRPRANILKSEAIKDDGAPVVASFSSRGPNQIVPEIIKPDISAPGIDILAAYSTLAPITGSTEDKRRVKYSILSGTSMSCPHVAGVAAYIKTFHPDWSPAAIKSSIMTTAWPVNDTKTSPAEFAYGSGHINPLKAINPGLVFEASKEDYIKFLCSVLDEGSVRLISGDSSSCPAGSAKVLPKDLNYPSLAANVNSSTSFTINFLRTVKNVGLPNSTYKANILSSSEVDIKVEPDVLSFKSLNEEKTFDVTVVGRGIPEGSHVSASLVWTDGTHSVRSPILVAA